The proteins below are encoded in one region of Phaseolus vulgaris cultivar G19833 chromosome 1, P. vulgaris v2.0, whole genome shotgun sequence:
- the LOC137815940 gene encoding uncharacterized protein → MVTWSMELSEYGIKYEPRGPIKAQSLADFIIQMPTTTQQEQWTLYVDGPSSKRGSEAWIVLEGPDNFQVEMALKFEFKTSNNQAEYEALVAGLLLARDMGVENVVCKTDSQLSVGHVQGEYQVKDPLLMKYYHKVLNIMQCFNKAEMKYIPRELNMKADSLSKLASQQRQVQHNSVIQQTLSHPTVSLEECFNIVTSKDEWIKTYIEVIKSQEQGVEPDAKTAKKMASFILIGDELYKRGYSMPLLKCLTKEQAEYVVNELHEGICGLHCGARTMATKVCRAGYYWPTIREDCEIYVKACKKCQEFGSLNHIPARELQEIISPWPFAKWGIDILDLGIKSTTTSVEYPQTNGQAEAANKVILGQLKKRLGSVKGLWAEKLPGILWAYRCTPQTSTGETPFNLTYGTDAMLPVEVNEPTL, encoded by the exons ATGGTGACATGGTCGATGGAGCTTTCAGAATATGGAATCAAGTATGAACCAAGAGGACCAATCAAAGCCCAATCCCTTGCGGATTTCATTATTCAGATGCCGACAACAACACAACAAGAGCAGTGGACATTGTATGTAGATGGCCCGTCAAGCAAAAGAGGAAGCGAAGCATGGATAGTACTTGAAGGACCAGATAACTTCCAAGTGGAGATGGCGTTAAAATTTGAGTTCAAAACATCCAACAACCAGGCCGAATATGAAGCTCTTGTTGCAGGGTTATTATTGGCCAGAGACATGGGAGTTGAAAATGTCGTATGCAAAACTGACTCACAGTTGTCGGTGGGACATGTGCAAGGGGAGTATCAGGTAAAAGACCCtttattaatgaaatattatcatAAAGTGTTAAATATTATGCAATGTTTTAATAAGGCCGAAATGAAATATATTCCGAGAGAATTAAACATGAAAGCTGACTCGCTATCTAAATTAGCAAGCCAACAACGACAAGTGCAACATAACTCAGTCATACAACAAACCCTCAGCCATCCGACAGTCAGCCTAGAAGAATGCTTTAATATTGTGACATCCAAAGATGAATGGATAAAAACATACATAGAAGTTATAAAGAGTCAAGAGCAAGGTGTTGAGCCAGATGCAAAAACAGCGAAGAAAATGGCTAGTTTCATTTTAATTGGTGACGAGCTGTATAAAAGAGGATATTCTATGCCCCTATTAAAATGTCTGACCAAAGAACAAGCTGAATATGTAGTTAATGAGCTTCATGAAGGAATTTGTGGACTGCATTGTGGAGCTCGAACAATGGCAACAAAAGTCTGCAGAGCtggttattattggccaacaATCCGAGAGGATTGCGAAATTTATGTTAAAGCATGTAAAAAGTGTCAAGAGTTTGGAAGTTTAAATCATATACCAGCGCGGGAGTTGCAAGAAATTATTTCTCCATGGCCATTTGCAAAGTGGGGAATTGATATACTTG ATTTGGGGATCAAGTCCACAACCACTTCAGTTGAATATCCGCAAACGAATGGACAGGCTGAAGCTGCAAACAAAGTTATTCTTGGACAATTAAAGAAGAGGTTAGGGAGTGTTAAAGGTTTATGGGCCGAGAAGTTGCCAGGGATATTATGGGCATATCGATGCACACCACAAACGTCAACTGGTGAAACACCGTTCAATCTCACCTATGGAACAGATGCAATGTTACCGGTAGAAGTTAATGAACCAACGTTATGA